The following is a genomic window from Mustela erminea isolate mMusErm1 chromosome 2, mMusErm1.Pri, whole genome shotgun sequence.
gaattccaattagttaacataaagGTAATAAgagcttcaggtatacaatacagtgaatCAATTCTTTCAGTGAaaagtgttcatcacaagtgcccacCTTAATCTCCATTGCTTATATAGCCCATCCTCCTACCTCCCTCACcgctggtaaccatcagtttgttctctgtagttaagagtttgtctcttggtttgcccctctctctttttttccctttgcttgtttgttttatttcttaaattccacatatgagtgaaatcatgtggtactgtctttctctaacttatttcattagcataatactctctagctccatccacatcattgcaaatggcaagactacATTCTTATTCATGGCTGAATAgtaatccattatatatatatatgtatacatgtatgtatatgtgtatgcatcaCATCCTCTTCATCCATGCATGTTTTAAAGTCTTGACTTTTAATATTAGCTATGAATCACATCAGACTAACTCCATTAACAAACAACTGCCTAACAACATAAAGGCCAAGAATACAATGTTAAATAAGATTATAGTAATATTATAAGATTATAATAAGCTTTGATTTGAGGAGtgttaattcttttaaaacatctttctGCAATAACTTTATATACCACTAAAAATTTCTTGGAGTGGTTAGTTTCTTCATTGCATGGTAAAATTGATTGTCAAATGCCTAAAGTTTTCTGAATATTGCATACAATACAGAACTAGCTTATATGTTGGCAGATGACTtctgagttaaatttttttttgtctaaataCACTTGAAAGCATTATGAAAAATGCTCACTTTTTTTTGCCAGTAAATAAGACAATGCAATCAATTTGTTTGAAGAGAGGCATTTCCATAAGAATTCCTTTCAGAAAAAATATCCTAGGTGTAGTGTGGACATTCATATAAATCCTCTTCTTCATCAAAAACATCACAGTGCATTACAAAGGGCTCAgctttttaaattagaaagatACAGCTTCATCACACATAAGAACTTAAGCAAGTTATTTAGCTTTTCTGAGCTCACCTTCCCTTTCTAAAGTGAATAATAATCCTACCTTGAAAAACAGGTCTAAGTTCTCAGCTGATTTGTCAGCAAAGGTAAGAATCTATTTGCTACCATGTTTTAATAGTACTGATAAGACCTTAagagccttggggtgcctgggtggttcagtcattaagcatttgccttcagctcaggtcatggtcccatggatctgggatggagcctcacatctggctccccgttcagcgtgaagcctgcttctccctctcccactccccctgcttgtattccctctctgactgtgtgtgtgtgtgtgtatctctctctctgtcaaataaatatatacaaaatcttaaaaaaaaaaaagactttaagagCCTAAGGCATCCAGGATATAATATGAGGATATCGTCAGTTATGCTGAAATTATtataaaagcatattttcttgattaaataGAATACAGAAATGTCTAAAACAGACTACAGTGAGATAAACAGAAAGAGATAACTGAGTTGAGTTCTAAGAAGTGAGAAGTGTAAATGGCACAAGAGGAAGAAACTGTTAGCATTAGGTGATGAGCTGCCGGAGGAATACAATGTTTTTCTCAATTGTGGCTCAAGACATCAACAAATTTTGAGTTCTCTTCCAACCAAAATAACTTCTCTTGCTCTGGATATTTTCACCAGGAGACttcaaatgaagaagaaaacaatgaagagaATGCAAATTCTGATGAAAACGAAGATGAAGATGAGGCTGAGAATACCACCCTTTCTACCACACCTGGCTATGGAGAGACCACACCTGGAACAGGGTATATAGGTTTAGCTGCAATCCAACTTCCCAAGAAGGTAAtcattcctcaaaaatttaaatctGATTTCACTTCTTTACTGAAATCAAAGGTTATTTAGACACCAAACAGGATGTTTTACATTATCTTCATTAACTCATTGGAAAAGCAAGagcaggggcacctaggtggctcaatggatgaagcctctgccttcagctcaggtcatgatctcagggtcctgggatggagccctgaatttctgctcagcggggagcctgcttccccctctctctctctgcctgcctctctccccgcctctctgcccacttgcgatctctgtcaaataaacaaatacaatctttaaaaaaaaaaaaaaaaagaaaagaaaagaaaaagcaagagcaGACTCAATATCTCTGTTTATAAATAAGGAAAGCTCTTTTCCCACGCAAGTTCTCATCCCAGGTTATTACACTGACTTCCTACATTATAGCAGAAAACTAAGGACAAGCAAGCATCTTAGCAATGAATAAAAGGTCCTGCAAGATGCCACTGTATTTCAGGGAAGAGGGCTCTAAGACAAAGTCAAGAGCAAACCTATAAGAAGCATCTCCCACAGAGAAGACTTATTTATCAAGTACATTCTTCTCCGTCAAAACCCAATGACAGAGGTACTAATCCTGAATTCTTAAAACACCCACCGAAggtgtttttgaatttttaaaacacccactaattcttttataaattaagctAGCTTCAATtcaaaaatatatctagaataaGGCCTTAGTATAGCCTGAGTTGAATGAAGTTAATTGTCTTaggtttttacattttcacaCCTCGATCTGGATTCTTTCAAACTTTTCCTTACAGGCTGGGGATAAAGGACACAAGGctacagaagaggaggaaagtgatgaagaagaagaggaagatgaagaaaatgaagaaaatgaagcagaagtgGATGAAAATGGGCAAGGCATAAATGGCACCAGTAGCAACAGCACAGAGGCAGAAAATGGTAATGGCAGCAGTGATGGAGATAATAGAGAAGAAGGTGAAGAAGAAAGTGTCACTGAAGCCCAGGCAGAAGGAACCACAGTGACTAGAAAGCAGGACAATGGTGGCTCTAAGACAACAACCTCACCAGATGGTGGATTTGAACCTACAACTCCACCACCAGAGTTCTATGGGACTACCACCCGACAGTCTGGGGAAGCCACCCCCACCGGATATGAGGAAGAGTATGAACAAACAGGCACTAATGAATATGACAATGGATATGAAgtctatgaaaatgaaaatggggaaCCTCGTGGGGATAATTACCGAGCCTATGAGGATGAGTACAGCTACTATAAAGGGAGTAGCTACGATGGCTATGATGGCCAAGATTATTACTACCGTCATCagtgaaggcccagcctgggatgaattcctccattCTGGCATTTCATGTGGCTACCATTTTCAAAGTTCAACTCAGGAAGGTGCAATATAACAAATATGCATATTATAATGTGGAATGGTGCTACTGTTCCAAAgtaattttctgtaatttcttctgCAAGTAATGGGCTTCTTACTGCTTTTCCCTGGTTTATTATTGAAAGGTTATTGTAAATCAGGGCCATTTAAACCAATCCATGAGATGGAGTTTGATTACCTGTTTTGAGGTTGTAGttctataaatagtatttttaacatGTTTGTACTATTATTAACTGCTAAAACTACTCTTCATGCAAGACATGCTTCTATGAATTAACATTAATgacactatatataaaatatgtgtagttCTTTAATCACCTACCTACCCAACACTGTATATTATGTTTAATTATcagcttcatgtatttttatgtgaTCTTTATGTATATTCTATCCATGGGTTGTatcacaaataaaaatgcagtctttcaaatatgttataatttttaaaaagagagagagagagattcagaatTGAAAACGATGAATCCAATGGGGGAGAACTAAGCTAAACAAAAAAGCTTATTTCCAGTATGGTTTAAAACTCAGAAGAACTGTAAGTATTTTGTCATGGATAAATCAATATAACTAAGATTTTGGCATGCTTGTGGGCAGGGTCAACCATATATATCAGGAGAATAAATGGCTCTTATTAGAGTTGCCAGGTTTAACAAAACTATAGAATGCCTAGTTAAACTTAAATTTCAGATAACAATGAAAAACTTCTTAGTTTAAGTATGTTCCATGCACTACTTGGCCTCTGTGAAttatttgggacatatttatactaataaaacattcattatttatataaaattcaaatttaatggaGCATCCTATTTTGTATCTGGCAACCCTATTCTGATTTGATCTGGTTTTAGGTGGGGTAGGGAGAAGGATGAAGTagaaaactcacacacacacacacacacacacgcacacgcacacgcacacgcacaccaTTATAGAGTGGTTGCAAACATCATGACATCATAATGCTTCACCCCTATATACTTCAGTTTTTAgtataaaaacaagaaattctCCTAAATTGCTACAATaccattctcattctcattctaaAGAAACTAAACATTGCTATGATAGTATTTTGTAATATACGGATCATATTCACAGttttccaattattctaataattcATTCAATCCTCACAGAACTCTATTAGGTAGGTATTTTTGTCATCCCCCATTCTATTGATGAAGGAACTGAGTCAGGCACAAAGAGATACACAGCTTGCAAAAGGTCACAAGTGGCAAAGCTGAGGGTAAAACAAAGGCAGACTGGTTTTAGGATCTGTGCTCCTTACCATATATTCTATTTGTTAGTGTATATTTATCAGTAATGGATGTCTAGCCATAAGTGAGCAGGAAATCTTTAATGATGGGAACACTGGTGAAAAGTAAGCTTGCCCTATATCACAATTTTCTTAGCCAGGTTTAATGACTTGAGCcctaaagaatattttctttttcttttcttttttttttttaagattttatttatttacttgtcagagagagagagcgcgcacaagccagcagagtggcagaggcagagagaagcaggctccctactgagcaaggaaggagccccatgtaggacttgatcccaggaccctgggatcatgaccttaaggcagtggcttaaccgatagagccacccaggcatcccaaaagagTATTTTCAAACCAAGGGTCTTCTCATATTTTGGCATATGTTTTTACATATTGTGCAAAGTGCATGAACTCTCAAGTTAGATGGGCTTGAGTAATGGTATTATTGAAAGTAAATTAATATCCTCCTCTAGTCCTCATCACCTCATCTCTTACATGTGGTGTGTACTCTGTAGTTGCTGTTCAGAGCCCAACATGTTAATGAGGTGCTCAGGATCGtcatctctctcctctccacttcCCTGCCTTTCTCCATCTTAACACTTGGGTGCATCCAATTGTTGTATAATTACCTGGTCCTTCCGAAACtcaaggaacattttttttcttgccctaATGCATCTTTGtaaacaaaagcttttgatgAGATTGAGGCCTTGGGTATAGTCATTTGATCAGCAGcatcagaaatgcaaattgtGGAGCACCACCCAAGACCTACTCAATGAGAAACTAGGAGTGGACAGGTGATTCTTGTGCACCTTAAAGTCTGAGtaccataattttcttttttttttttaatattttatttatttattgacagagaaacaacgaaagagggagcacaagcaggggaagtggggagagggagaagcaggcttcccgctgaacagggagcctgatgcaggacttgatccccggaccctggaatcatgacctgagctaaaggcagaagcttaacgactgagccacccaggtgccccgagtacCATGATTTTCATTGATATAGTAGCTAATGCTTATTatacacctactgtgtgccacttctattctaagcattttacatatattacctCATTTTTACATACATTACCACATTCTCAACAAATACTATAAGTCTACcacattttacaggtaaggaaactgagttaCAGAGACATTTAGTAACTTGCCTGAGATGATGCAGCTATGAAGTGGAGAAAAGCAATCTGCTCCAAAGTCCACATCCCATATATCTCTCACAGCTTCTTTCTTTACAGAGAAAAGTCACCCTTTTAAAATGGGTGAACTTAACTGAGAATCAAAAGACGAAATTTTGGATAAGAGCGCATGCAGCAACCCTATCtatgtttttacttctttgtcctttggtattaataaaaagatataattttacaGGTTTCATGTCATGCTCAGGTGATCaaaaaaggatcttttttttttttaaatattttatttacttatttgacagacagagataacaagtaggcagagaggcaggcagagagagaggaggaagcaggctccctgctgagcagagagcctgatgcggggcttgatcccaggactctgggatcatgacctgagctgaaggcagaggctttaacccactgagccacccaggtgcccccaaaaaaggATCTTTTTGAGAACAGAGACTGTGAGTAAACAAGGAAAATATCCCTTAATGCTTGTCAAAATAGGACAAAACTGTCAAGCACTGCCCAAAAGGCAGTGTGATGTGTAACAGGGCCCTAAGGATCTCAACTGCAGCTGCTAGGTTTGCATGTCATAACCACTGATTCAGCCAGCAGGAAGATACCAAGCTCAAATGAAGTTAAACAGTTTGCTACTTtcacagagaacaaaagcaggaTCAGCATGGTGTCAGCTCTCTGGGCCCAGAGGATGATCACTGAGCCAAAAGGTCCAGATGACAGACAGCACAGGGAAGTAGGTCATTCCACTGTGGAGGAGCCAGCTCTTACATATGGCTAAGTAGAGAGACTTCCAAGGAAATCTGCAGTGGAGCCTTAAAGGGGAAGAGGCTGAAAGTCTTATGATCAACGGAAACCAGGGAGATGGATGAGAAATAGCTTCGTGACCAactcccagaagatgaagaggtGGGAGAGCAACTGTCTCTGGAATTTCTGCTCAAGGCTGCTTATCCCTCCTTGCTCCAGAAGGAATCACAGGGTACTTGGCCAAGCCTCAGGTCAGACTATAGTCAACCTTTGCCCATGTGGTCCATATGGAGACATGCCAGGTTCTCAGGAAGTGGCGGTAGAGTTCTTCACCTACACATCTCTTCCAGATCCCAAAGTCTGGGAGGTTTATAAGTTTCTTGGATCACATAAAGAAGGCTGGCCACATAAAGGAGTTTGGGTAAATTAAGATAGGTCTTAGGACATGAGGAGGAATACTTCTACAAGATGAGCAAACATGCAGGCCCTCACCAGGCAACGGTACACTAAGTCTTCTCAGCATTGGCCATACTGTGGGGGTGCATGGTCTGTGGTTATTAGGGTGGCCACAGGGCAGAAAGggactctgtccctctctctgtggtCACTCTAGGTCCCATCTCCTCATTTCAAGCCCTTCCTATCTCCTTCAACATGATGCCTCTCAATCAATATCCTCCCCGGCTGGCAGTCAGGTAACCCACATTTAATCAGTGGGGAACACTAAATATCACCCTGCCCCGCTTTTCAATTTACTATTGTGACATATTCTACACCCTGCTTCTTTCATGACTAACCCTGCTGATTTTCTATTACCCTTTCTgaaccaaaaaaccaaactttAACTttccatttggatttctttcattaaaaatacaaataacaaataaaacccaGTCTATCTCTAGGTAAGTGAATCCCTCTGAATCaccaagagaagaaataatgaaagtggggaaaaaagcagaaaaatataaaaacactttgTTGGAAAGGATAATATAATGTCGGGAAATATGagtctcactttaaaaaaaagaatcaatactAGTTAAAGGGAAACCATGAAGCAATCACTCAGACTTTTGTTTAACCAAGtgcaaatatttgtaaatatttctgccCTTGTTTAAACTATTCAGTGGGTTATGAACTCATTAACTGGACTTGTTGGTTTAATTGTAAAAGTTCCCATGCAAATTACTCTGGTCTTTCTCAGGTCTCCCTTCTTCAATTTTATGACTGCTAGAGTACCAAAAAGATAAGACCTGTAtcaaacgacagatgttggcaaggatacagagaaaggggaaccctcctacactgttggtgggaatgcaagctggtacagccactctggaaaaacagtatggaagctcctcaaaacgttgaaaatagagctaccctatgacccagcaactgcactactgggtattgaccctaaaaatacaaatgtagtgatccaaaggggcacatgcaccccaacgtttatagctgcaatgtccacaatagccaaactatggaaagaatctagatgtccatcaacagatgaatggataaagaagatgcagcgtgtgtgtgtatacacacacacacacacacacacacacacacaaacacacataatggaatgcagccatcaaaaaaactaaaatcttgccatttgcaactagagggtattatgctgagcaaaataaggcagtcagagaaagataattagcatatgatctctctgataggaagAAGTTAAGAGgtagggtggggggttgtgggggctagggaggaaaaaaatgaaacaagatgggattgggagcaAGATAAAGCATAAGAGATtcttagtctcaggaaacaaactgaggcttgctggggaGTCGggggagggataaggtggctaggttatggacattggggagggtaggtgctatggtgagtgctatgaaatgtgtaagcctgatgattcacagacctgtacccctggggcaagtaatacattatatgttaatagaaataaaagataagacaTGCATCAGAGTGAGAACAtgacatctctttttaaaatacaaatttaaccCTCACTATTTTACTCAGGGGTCACCAAACCTTTCTGTAAAGCAAAAGTcagtaaactttttctttaaaggatcAGTTAGTAAGCATTTTTGGCTATGCAGTTCACATGGATTCTGTCACAACTACTCCAATCTGTCATTGCAGCAACAACAGCCATAGATGTATGTGAACAAACAGATacggctgtgttccaataaaactttgtgGTGATGGAACGGATTTGGTCCACAGCCCATAGATTACTGATTCCTATTTTAGATGATTATATAAAGTCATAACCATGATAAACTGTTTaatttaggggcacttgggtggctcagtaggttaagcctctgccttccggtcctaggatcaagctccgcatcaggctctctgctcagctgggagcctgcttccccctctctctctgcctgcctctctgcctacttgtgatctctgtctgtcaaataaataaataaaatctttaaaaaaaaataacgtttaattttaaaatttagctgcTTTTATCACTTGGGATATAAACAAACTATTAGTAAATtgatgatcttttctttttttttaacttgaagtttGGCCCTTTATTTCCAACTGtactttaaaattcagtaaaatttctgGTGTTTGATACAGCAATTCTGAGTCAACAGAGGTGTCCGAATGAAATATTATCTCTAAGTAAAACTCAGTAAGATTAGCACTTGAATATGTGGACTTAGTAGGTTGTCCCCTTCAATGGGTAGGCATCATCCAACCCACTTAGGgccagaataaaacaaaaagtagaagGAGGAATTTGCAGTTTTTGGTTCCTACCTGGCTGCTTGAACTAAGAAATCTGTCTTCTCCTGCCCCTAGAGTGGGTTTTATGCCATCTGTTCCCCTGACTCAGACTGGATTTATATCACTGGCTTTCCTAGGTTTCCAGGTTGCAGATGGCAAACTATGGGActtcagcctccataatcatgtgagcatatatggaaataaacaaacaaacaaacacacacgcacacatgcagacacatacatacatatatgggcTCACAttcatatgaataaatatgtatctcCTATATGGTCctgtttctctggggaaccctCACTAACACAGGTATACCAAACATTCTGAATTGAATGCCTTTTGAAAGCTCAATACCTGCACTGTATTCAGAGATTGACTTGAGCACACTGTAGTCTCCAAAAATGATTCCTATGGTATCTCCATTCTACAAGCTCTTCGGCAATGGGACACTGTCACTTCCCTACATCAAGGCATGGAAAAACTACTTCCGCAGTCCTCTGGATCTGATGACTTTGATCAACATAATGATAATGACTCCATAACAATTC
Proteins encoded in this region:
- the IBSP gene encoding bone sialoprotein 2 is translated as MKTALILLSILGMACAFSMKNLHRRAKLQDSEENGVFKYRPRYSLYKHAYFYPPLKRFLAQSSSDSSEEDGNGDSSEEEEEEEETSNEEENNEENANSDENEDEDEAENTTLSTTPGYGETTPGTGYIGLAAIQLPKKAGDKGHKATEEEESDEEEEEDEENEENEAEVDENGQGINGTSSNSTEAENGNGSSDGDNREEGEEESVTEAQAEGTTVTRKQDNGGSKTTTSPDGGFEPTTPPPEFYGTTTRQSGEATPTGYEEEYEQTGTNEYDNGYEVYENENGEPRGDNYRAYEDEYSYYKGSSYDGYDGQDYYYRHQ